One Tessaracoccus lacteus DNA window includes the following coding sequences:
- a CDS encoding ABC transporter substrate-binding protein, translating to MKNTRKLTALVSAGILALSLTACGGGNSSDGASSDGGGDNTLTVWTWDPAFNIFAMQEAEKVYQQDHADFKLDIVEVPWDDLQTKLTTIAQAQSWDELPDIFLLQNNAFQKNVQNYPDLVASLDDSGIDFSEFPDGVKAYSNVDGSQYGLPFDAGTAVTALRTDVLEEAGYTVDDFTDITWSDFLTKGKDVLEKTGKPMLSGMAGSSDTIMMMLQSAGASLFDAEGNPTITDNATLKAAVEQYKELVDAGVMVEVNSWDEYIGTLTNSTVASTVNGIWIVGSIQTAEDQSGKWGLTNVPALDGVSGATNYSANGGSSWAISSTGDFDLASDFLKSTFAGSTELYDTILPEAGAVANWIPAGDSDVYAEPQEFWGGQAIYKDVVEFSTKVPSNNTGVYYYEARDAVSAALTKIIGGTDVDTALAEAQSTVEFAMQ from the coding sequence ATGAAAAACACCAGGAAGCTGACAGCGCTGGTCAGCGCTGGCATCTTGGCCCTCTCCCTGACCGCCTGCGGTGGCGGCAACTCCTCCGATGGCGCAAGCTCGGACGGCGGCGGCGACAACACGCTGACCGTGTGGACCTGGGACCCCGCCTTCAACATCTTCGCCATGCAGGAGGCCGAGAAGGTCTACCAGCAGGATCACGCGGACTTCAAGCTCGACATCGTCGAGGTGCCGTGGGATGACCTGCAGACCAAGCTGACCACGATCGCGCAGGCGCAGTCGTGGGACGAGCTACCCGACATCTTCCTGCTGCAGAACAACGCGTTCCAGAAGAACGTGCAGAACTACCCCGACCTCGTCGCGTCGCTGGATGACTCCGGCATCGACTTCAGCGAGTTCCCCGACGGCGTGAAGGCGTACTCCAACGTCGACGGTTCGCAGTACGGCCTGCCGTTCGACGCCGGCACCGCGGTCACCGCGCTGCGCACCGATGTGCTGGAGGAGGCGGGCTACACCGTCGACGACTTCACCGACATCACCTGGTCCGACTTCCTGACCAAGGGCAAGGACGTCCTGGAGAAGACGGGCAAGCCGATGCTGTCCGGTATGGCCGGCTCGTCCGACACCATCATGATGATGCTCCAGAGCGCCGGCGCGAGCCTGTTCGACGCCGAGGGCAACCCGACCATCACGGACAACGCGACCCTGAAGGCTGCCGTCGAGCAGTACAAGGAGCTCGTCGACGCGGGCGTCATGGTCGAGGTCAACTCGTGGGACGAGTACATCGGCACGCTGACCAACTCGACGGTGGCCTCCACCGTCAACGGCATCTGGATCGTCGGCTCCATCCAGACCGCGGAGGACCAGTCCGGCAAGTGGGGGCTGACCAATGTGCCCGCCCTCGACGGGGTCTCCGGCGCGACCAACTACTCCGCCAACGGCGGCTCGTCGTGGGCCATCAGCTCCACGGGCGACTTCGACCTGGCGTCGGACTTCCTGAAGTCGACCTTCGCCGGCTCGACCGAGCTCTACGACACGATCCTCCCGGAGGCCGGCGCGGTCGCCAACTGGATCCCGGCCGGTGACTCGGACGTCTACGCCGAGCCGCAGGAGTTCTGGGGCGGCCAGGCCATCTACAAGGACGTCGTCGAGTTCAGCACCAAGGTGCCGAGCAACAACACGGGCGTCTACTACTACGAGGCCCGTGACGCGGTGAGCGCCGCTCTCACCAAGATCATCGGCGGCACCGACGTCGACACCGCCCTCGCCGAGGCGCAGTCGACGGTCGAGTTCGCGATGCAGTGA
- a CDS encoding carbohydrate ABC transporter permease, with protein MSATVDEPTATKRPRGSMSPSQRRNLTGWAFLIPAAALIAIMSFWPMIQAFILSLQTGRGSNLDWAEPLWYNYQRLFQDEIFKLTLSNTFIYLIIQVPIMLILALVLANLLNNPNLRWKAFWRTAIFLPCAVSLVSYSLVFRTMFATDGFVNDALMWLHLIDSPINWLGQAGTARFVIILGLIWRWTGYNMVFYLAALQNIDASSVEAAKVDGATSWQTFWFVTVPQLKPMILLTAIMSTNGTLQLFDESFNLTRGGPAYQSMTMSHYLYEISFQRNPNVGYGSALSYVILILVAVLALIQMKVGDKRD; from the coding sequence ATGTCCGCAACCGTCGACGAACCCACCGCAACGAAGCGGCCGCGCGGCTCGATGAGCCCCTCGCAACGTCGAAACCTCACCGGCTGGGCCTTCCTGATCCCCGCCGCCGCGCTGATCGCCATCATGAGCTTCTGGCCCATGATCCAGGCGTTCATCCTGTCCCTCCAGACGGGCCGGGGCAGCAACCTCGACTGGGCAGAGCCGCTCTGGTACAACTACCAGCGCCTGTTCCAGGACGAGATCTTCAAGCTCACCCTGTCGAACACGTTCATCTACCTGATCATCCAGGTGCCGATCATGCTGATCCTGGCACTGGTGCTCGCGAACCTGCTCAACAACCCCAACCTCCGGTGGAAGGCCTTCTGGCGCACCGCCATCTTCCTGCCCTGCGCCGTCTCGCTCGTGTCCTACTCGCTGGTGTTCCGCACCATGTTCGCCACGGACGGCTTCGTCAACGATGCCCTGATGTGGCTGCACCTGATCGATTCCCCGATCAACTGGCTCGGCCAGGCGGGCACCGCGCGCTTCGTGATCATCCTCGGACTCATCTGGCGCTGGACCGGGTACAACATGGTGTTCTACCTCGCCGCGCTGCAGAACATCGACGCCTCGAGCGTCGAGGCGGCCAAGGTCGACGGCGCCACCTCGTGGCAGACCTTCTGGTTCGTCACTGTGCCGCAGCTCAAGCCGATGATCCTGCTCACGGCGATCATGTCGACCAACGGCACGCTGCAGCTGTTCGATGAGTCGTTCAACCTGACCCGTGGCGGGCCCGCGTACCAGTCGATGACGATGTCGCACTACCTGTACGAGATCTCGTTCCAGCGCAACCCCAACGTCGGGTACGGCTCCGCGCTCTCCTACGTGATCCTGATCCTCGTGGCCGTGCTGGCCCTCATCCAGATGAAGGTGGGTGACAAGCGTGACTAG
- a CDS encoding carbohydrate ABC transporter permease gives MTRTTWRKVPGYAFLTVFSIFSLFPLYFMVVGATNTSTDVLASRLLPGANLVQNFQDLVAAADVASAMGYSALYAVSTTVLALLVCSIAGYGFEIYHSKGKDLLMAVLLLAMMIPFAATMIPLFRMFANFGMVNSAFAVILPAISTPFLILLFRQSSRSFPHEIIEAARLDGLRELEIFFRIYIPTMKSTFAAAAVITFMTAWNNFLWPRVILLDNKVQTMPMLISNLSAGYVTNYGVLMLAVLLASLPAMVVFLALQRSFAQGITGAIK, from the coding sequence GTGACTAGGACAACCTGGCGCAAGGTCCCTGGCTATGCGTTCCTGACGGTCTTCTCGATCTTCTCCCTGTTCCCGCTGTACTTCATGGTGGTGGGCGCGACCAACACCAGCACCGACGTGCTGGCCTCCCGGCTGCTGCCGGGGGCGAACCTGGTCCAGAACTTCCAGGACCTCGTCGCGGCCGCAGACGTCGCGTCGGCCATGGGCTACTCGGCGCTGTACGCCGTCTCCACGACGGTGCTGGCGCTGCTGGTCTGCTCGATCGCCGGCTACGGCTTCGAGATCTACCACTCCAAGGGCAAGGACCTCCTGATGGCTGTCCTGCTGCTGGCCATGATGATCCCGTTCGCCGCGACGATGATCCCGCTGTTCCGGATGTTCGCGAACTTCGGGATGGTCAACAGCGCGTTCGCCGTCATCCTGCCCGCCATCTCGACGCCGTTCCTGATCCTGCTGTTCAGGCAGTCGTCCAGGAGCTTCCCACACGAGATCATCGAGGCGGCCCGCCTCGATGGGCTGCGCGAGCTGGAGATCTTCTTCCGCATCTACATCCCGACCATGAAGTCCACGTTCGCCGCCGCGGCCGTGATCACCTTCATGACGGCGTGGAACAACTTCCTCTGGCCGCGCGTCATCCTGCTGGACAACAAGGTCCAGACGATGCCGATGCTGATCTCCAACCTCAGCGCCGGCTACGTGACCAACTACGGCGTGCTGATGCTCGCCGTGCTGCTGGCCTCGCTTCCCGCGATGGTCGTCTTCCTCGCGCTGCAGCGCAGCTTCGCCCAAGGCATCACAGGAGCCATCAAGTGA
- a CDS encoding glycoside hydrolase family 2 TIM barrel-domain containing protein, protein MTFDLTRISDPGLFRENRLDAHSSHRWFSDAQEAASGRSSFEQNLNGLWKFHYARNPHLTIPGFESPDVDVTGWDDIVVPGHIQLQGYDRPQYANTQYPWDGREDVAIGDAPQLFNPVGSYVTFFTPETPLADGERLSVSFKGAESAIAVWLNGTYIGFACDTFTPSEFDLTDALVEGENRLAAQVFKWSAASWLEDQDFYRFSGLFRDVVLYRRPRAHVEDVDIRVDLSNDLATATVRVVTELVGDGSVTATLDGVGRLTAEGDGAFAVTVSDPRLWSAEDPHLYGLTLEVRDAGGALTEVIPERVGIRRFGIEDGLLKINGQRVVLKGVNRHEFGLNGRVMTRERTEADLQLMKANNINAVRTSHYPNNTFLYDLCDEYGLYVIDEMNLETHGLWDRIRYFDTPVSESVPGDDPLWLPALLDRADSMYRRDRNHPSIVIWSLGNESFGGTDLLQVGDHFREIDTRPVHYEGVAWDPRYPETTDITSTMYTSAAAVEEHLSVHRDKPYILCEYAHAMGNSFGAVDRYLDLAYREPLFQGFFVWDFADQAIALTDRHGNPYFGYGGDCGEAPHDSDFSGNGLLFADHTPKPFLRELAYLYQPVVASVGADEVTVTNRELFTSTSRYECVVTLAEQGRVLETGVIDTDVAPGGSAGYPLPIAIPQVPGEYTLEVSFRLRSATRYAPAGHEVAFEQTVIEVPGAVAPAVPARPEIVRGIHNVGVRGRHFEVLFSKLHGGIQSYRYGSTPDGGHKLLREVPMPNFWHAPTSNELGWKAPFTDGDWLLASRYARPRGDSAMADVIEHDDSVEVVYAYSLPTRPVSSCDVSYRVFGDGTVTTTVTLRPGAGLPELPEFGMLFCVDADLGQLRWYGDGPEESSIDRRGGVRLGVWEAEVKDQLTRYLRPQEAGGHTGVRWAEVTDARGAGLRFECQGGMEFSALPWSPFEIENAAHHTELPPISRTWIRPVAVRRGVAGDDSWGAREHPEFRIDADRERVFTFSFRGIR, encoded by the coding sequence GTGACCTTCGACCTGACCAGGATCTCCGACCCAGGCCTGTTCCGTGAGAACCGGCTCGACGCCCACTCCTCGCACCGCTGGTTCAGCGATGCGCAGGAGGCGGCGTCGGGTCGCTCGTCGTTCGAGCAGAACCTGAACGGGCTGTGGAAGTTCCACTACGCCCGCAACCCGCACCTGACGATCCCCGGTTTCGAGTCGCCGGACGTCGATGTGACGGGCTGGGACGACATCGTCGTCCCCGGACACATCCAGCTGCAGGGCTACGACCGCCCGCAGTACGCCAACACGCAGTACCCGTGGGACGGCCGCGAGGACGTCGCGATCGGCGACGCGCCGCAGCTGTTCAACCCCGTCGGCAGCTACGTGACGTTCTTCACGCCCGAGACGCCGCTGGCCGACGGTGAGCGGCTGAGCGTCTCGTTCAAGGGCGCGGAGAGCGCCATCGCGGTGTGGCTCAACGGCACCTACATCGGGTTCGCCTGCGACACGTTCACGCCCAGCGAGTTCGACCTGACCGACGCGCTGGTCGAGGGTGAGAACCGCCTGGCCGCCCAGGTCTTCAAGTGGAGCGCGGCCTCCTGGCTCGAGGACCAGGACTTCTACCGTTTCTCCGGCCTGTTCCGCGACGTCGTCCTCTACCGTCGACCCCGCGCACACGTCGAGGACGTCGACATCCGCGTCGACCTCTCTAACGACCTCGCCACCGCGACCGTCCGCGTTGTCACCGAGCTCGTCGGCGACGGGTCCGTGACCGCGACCCTCGACGGCGTCGGTCGGCTGACGGCCGAAGGTGACGGCGCCTTCGCCGTCACCGTGTCCGACCCGCGGCTGTGGAGCGCCGAGGACCCGCACCTCTACGGCCTCACGCTCGAGGTCCGCGACGCTGGCGGGGCCCTGACGGAGGTGATTCCCGAGCGCGTCGGCATCCGGCGGTTCGGCATCGAGGACGGACTGCTGAAGATCAACGGGCAGCGCGTCGTCCTCAAGGGCGTCAACCGGCACGAGTTCGGCCTCAACGGCCGCGTGATGACCAGGGAGCGCACCGAGGCCGACCTGCAGCTGATGAAGGCCAACAACATCAACGCGGTCCGCACCAGCCACTACCCGAACAACACGTTCCTGTACGACCTGTGCGACGAGTACGGCCTCTACGTCATCGACGAGATGAACCTCGAGACACACGGTCTGTGGGACCGGATCCGGTACTTCGACACGCCCGTGTCCGAGTCCGTGCCCGGCGACGACCCCCTGTGGCTACCGGCGCTGCTCGACAGGGCCGACTCGATGTACCGGCGCGACCGCAACCACCCGAGCATCGTGATCTGGTCGCTCGGCAACGAGTCGTTCGGCGGCACCGACCTGCTGCAGGTCGGCGACCACTTCCGTGAGATCGACACCCGCCCAGTGCACTACGAGGGCGTCGCCTGGGATCCGCGCTACCCGGAGACCACAGACATCACGAGCACGATGTACACGTCGGCCGCCGCCGTCGAGGAGCACCTGAGCGTCCACCGCGACAAGCCGTACATCCTGTGCGAGTACGCCCACGCCATGGGCAACTCGTTCGGGGCCGTCGACCGCTACCTCGACCTCGCCTACCGCGAGCCGCTGTTCCAGGGCTTCTTCGTGTGGGACTTCGCCGACCAGGCGATCGCCCTGACAGACCGGCACGGGAACCCGTACTTCGGCTACGGCGGCGACTGCGGCGAGGCGCCGCACGACAGCGACTTCAGCGGCAACGGCCTGCTGTTCGCCGATCACACGCCCAAGCCGTTCCTGCGTGAGCTCGCCTACCTGTACCAGCCGGTAGTGGCCAGCGTCGGGGCCGACGAGGTCACGGTCACGAACCGGGAGCTGTTCACGTCCACGTCGCGCTACGAGTGCGTCGTGACGCTGGCGGAGCAGGGCCGCGTGCTCGAGACGGGCGTCATCGACACCGATGTCGCGCCCGGTGGGTCCGCGGGCTACCCGCTGCCGATCGCGATCCCGCAGGTGCCGGGGGAGTACACCCTCGAGGTGTCGTTCCGGCTGCGGTCCGCCACGCGCTACGCGCCCGCCGGCCACGAGGTCGCCTTCGAGCAGACGGTGATCGAGGTGCCGGGCGCCGTCGCCCCGGCGGTGCCCGCGCGGCCGGAGATCGTCCGTGGCATCCACAACGTCGGCGTCCGGGGTCGTCACTTCGAGGTCCTGTTCTCGAAGCTGCACGGCGGCATCCAGTCCTACCGCTACGGGTCGACGCCCGACGGCGGGCACAAGCTGCTGCGCGAGGTCCCCATGCCGAACTTCTGGCATGCGCCCACGTCCAACGAGCTCGGCTGGAAGGCGCCCTTCACCGACGGCGACTGGCTGCTGGCGAGCCGCTACGCCCGACCTCGCGGCGACAGCGCGATGGCAGACGTCATCGAGCACGACGACAGCGTCGAGGTGGTCTACGCCTACTCGCTGCCGACCAGGCCCGTCAGCTCGTGCGACGTCTCCTACCGCGTCTTCGGGGACGGCACCGTCACCACGACCGTGACCCTGCGCCCCGGCGCGGGGCTGCCGGAGCTGCCGGAGTTCGGGATGCTCTTCTGCGTCGACGCCGACCTCGGACAGCTCCGCTGGTACGGCGACGGTCCGGAGGAGTCCTCGATCGACCGCCGCGGCGGCGTCCGGCTGGGCGTGTGGGAGGCCGAGGTGAAGGATCAGCTCACGCGCTACCTGCGGCCGCAGGAGGCCGGTGGCCACACCGGTGTCCGGTGGGCGGAGGTGACCGACGCCCGTGGCGCCGGCCTGAGGTTCGAGTGCCAGGGCGGCATGGAGTTCTCCGCACTGCCGTGGAGCCCGTTCGAGATCGAGAATGCTGCCCACCACACGGAGCTGCCGCCGATCAGCCGCACCTGGATCCGTCCCGTCGCGGTGCGCCGCGGCGTGGCCGGCGACGACTCGTGGGGAGCCCGCGAGCACCCCGAGTTCCGCATCGACGCCGACCGCGAGCGGGTGTTCACCTTCTCGTTCCGCGGCATCCGCTGA
- the pknB gene encoding Stk1 family PASTA domain-containing Ser/Thr kinase codes for MNSTYDPLVGQVLDERYEIVAKVARGGMATVYRARDLRLSRVVAVKVMRSDLGEDDEFAAKFDREARSAAVLSHPNVVSIFDQGSSQAQPYIVMEFIEGETLRRVISREAPLPPEHALDIFEQVAAALAAAHEAGVVHRDIKPENVMITDRGQIKVADFGLARQVGSPQMTATGVLVGTASYLPPELVTHSRPDGRSDVYSAGVVLFEMLTGKKPHTGENNYQIAYRHVNVDIEKPSERLAELGLAADWPIPDYVDALVLGCVARDPRARISDGRELLNAVRRARLELARGGGRDNPGLAAALLPDSPVDDDTAPVYPRTADRPRPAVSGRTPETVVVRRGGQWRASSTSPVATSPSETPVPPPAVHPVSPSSPTTRHPRSHRTPVFPQLQISHDPVHRRRRTVLLLALIVLLTAGLGFGSWWVTSGRFTTVPPMSAMNENTAREAAEANALKIATTSAYSETVDKGQVIGTDPDTGERVLRGSTLTVTISLGKERYPMPDVVGKTLDEAKTALTDGRMAVGEVKEAYDEDEPVGQVLKASEEAGAQLKKGTAIDLTVSKGPEPIRFPDLVGAKTNDAKKQLTGLGFAVKVTEEHSADVEKGRVIRQDPKSGTGKRGDSVSLVSSLGPEMVEIPEVRMKSTADAKKALEDLDLKVTVVQDSDFPIPLDLASGTDPAAGTSVAVGSTVTLYVV; via the coding sequence ATGAACAGCACTTACGACCCGTTGGTCGGCCAGGTGCTCGACGAACGCTACGAGATCGTGGCGAAGGTCGCGCGCGGTGGCATGGCCACGGTCTATCGCGCGCGCGACCTGAGACTCAGTCGCGTCGTTGCGGTGAAGGTCATGCGCAGCGACCTGGGCGAGGATGACGAGTTCGCCGCGAAGTTCGACCGCGAGGCCCGCTCCGCTGCGGTGCTCAGCCACCCCAACGTCGTGTCGATCTTCGACCAGGGCAGCTCGCAGGCCCAGCCCTACATCGTCATGGAGTTCATCGAGGGCGAGACCCTGCGTCGGGTGATCAGCCGGGAGGCACCGCTGCCCCCCGAGCACGCCCTCGACATCTTCGAGCAGGTGGCGGCCGCGCTGGCCGCCGCTCACGAGGCCGGCGTCGTGCACCGCGACATCAAGCCCGAGAACGTGATGATCACGGACCGGGGGCAGATCAAGGTCGCCGACTTCGGGCTCGCGCGGCAGGTCGGCTCCCCGCAGATGACGGCCACGGGCGTGCTGGTCGGCACGGCCTCCTACCTCCCGCCCGAGCTGGTCACGCATTCGCGGCCCGACGGCCGCAGCGACGTGTACTCGGCAGGCGTGGTGTTGTTCGAGATGCTGACGGGCAAGAAGCCACACACGGGCGAGAACAACTATCAGATCGCCTACAGGCATGTGAACGTCGACATCGAGAAGCCTTCGGAGCGACTCGCCGAGCTGGGCCTGGCGGCCGACTGGCCGATTCCCGACTACGTCGACGCCCTGGTGCTCGGCTGCGTGGCCCGCGATCCGAGGGCGCGCATCAGCGACGGACGCGAGCTGCTGAACGCCGTGCGCAGGGCCCGCCTGGAGCTGGCCCGCGGCGGCGGTCGGGACAATCCGGGTCTGGCGGCCGCCCTGCTGCCGGACAGCCCCGTCGACGACGACACCGCCCCTGTGTATCCCCGCACGGCAGACCGGCCGCGGCCTGCGGTTTCGGGCCGCACCCCGGAGACGGTCGTCGTGCGACGAGGCGGCCAGTGGCGGGCCTCCTCGACCTCCCCCGTGGCGACGTCGCCCTCCGAGACGCCTGTTCCCCCGCCGGCTGTGCACCCCGTCTCGCCCTCGAGTCCGACCACGCGCCACCCCCGCAGCCACCGCACCCCCGTCTTCCCGCAGCTGCAGATCTCACATGACCCTGTGCACCGGCGTCGCCGCACCGTGCTGCTGCTCGCACTGATCGTGCTGCTCACGGCCGGCCTGGGATTCGGTTCCTGGTGGGTCACATCGGGCCGCTTCACGACCGTGCCTCCCATGTCGGCCATGAACGAGAACACCGCCCGCGAGGCCGCCGAGGCGAACGCGCTGAAGATCGCGACGACCTCCGCGTACTCGGAGACGGTCGACAAGGGCCAGGTGATCGGCACGGATCCCGACACCGGCGAGCGCGTCCTGCGCGGCTCCACCCTCACCGTGACCATCTCGCTGGGCAAGGAGCGCTACCCCATGCCTGACGTCGTCGGGAAGACGCTCGACGAGGCGAAGACCGCCCTCACGGACGGCCGGATGGCGGTGGGCGAGGTGAAGGAGGCCTACGACGAGGACGAGCCGGTGGGACAGGTCCTGAAGGCGTCAGAGGAGGCGGGCGCCCAGCTGAAGAAGGGCACCGCGATCGACCTCACCGTGTCGAAGGGCCCTGAGCCCATCCGCTTCCCCGACCTGGTCGGCGCGAAGACCAACGACGCGAAGAAGCAGCTGACCGGGCTCGGCTTCGCCGTGAAGGTGACCGAGGAGCACTCCGCCGACGTCGAGAAGGGGCGCGTCATCAGGCAGGACCCGAAGTCCGGCACCGGCAAGCGCGGCGACTCCGTCTCCCTGGTGAGTTCCCTCGGCCCGGAGATGGTCGAGATCCCCGAGGTGCGGATGAAGAGCACCGCGGACGCGAAGAAGGCGCTGGAGGACCTCGACCTCAAGGTCACCGTCGTGCAGGACTCCGACTTCCCGATCCCGCTGGATCTTGCCTCCGGCACCGACCCTGCGGCCGGCACCTCGGTCGCGGTCGGCTCGACCGTGACCCTGTACGTCGTCTGA
- a CDS encoding HAD-IC family P-type ATPase: protein MSPDRLTGLTAAEVAQRVSAGQVNALPSRSGRTTAQIVRDNVFTRVNAILAILFALVMVTGYWMQGAFGLLIVANSVIGIVQELRAKRTLDNLAVVGEAHPVVIRDGVRESVVRDEVVLDDLIAVGPGDQIVVDGEIVAEDYLEVDESMLTGESDPVEKNVGDAVFSGGYVVAGSGVYRAVKVGADAYAAQLTAQASRFTLVNSELRQGINQILRIVGWLLLPVGALIVWAQFSQPDVDWREAVLRATAALVPMVPEGLVLLTSMAFALGVIRLGRRNCLVQELPAIEGLARVSVVCADKTGTLTSNQMTLHEVIGLDGDQDRPAEVLSQLVGADPAPNASMQAIASGLPADDDFEPWPVAARASFTSAKKWAGVSFVGHGDWVLGAPDVLTGGDVAARAEEFGASGLRVLLLGSVDRRVDGADAPGPVTPLALVVLDQLHRPDAAETLAFFREQNVEVKVISGDNAASVGAVTRSLGVEGEVVDARTLPGPDTQEFGDTVAAARVFGRVTPEQKRQMVASLQARDHNVAMTGDGVNDVLALKDADLGVAMGSGSAATRGVAQIVLLDDRFATLPYVVAEGRRVIGNIERVAKLFLTKTIYSVALALVVGVLQLPNPFVPLQVTVVGWFTIGIPAFLMSLAPNRDRARPGFVKRTLAVAVPGGLAVAAAALTTYLMTRGIDDAHDTLQLQSATATLIALIMTSTWVLSVVARPYVWWRIALVAVAYGFYFLMFTLPWSRRILSLDISDPAVINVGIIAGACGMAVVEATWWATRRVSTVTERVSRPTI from the coding sequence GTGTCGCCTGACCGGCTCACCGGTCTCACGGCCGCCGAGGTCGCCCAGCGCGTCTCGGCCGGCCAAGTCAACGCCCTGCCGTCGAGATCGGGGCGCACGACGGCGCAGATCGTCCGGGACAACGTGTTCACGCGCGTCAACGCCATCCTGGCCATCCTCTTCGCGCTCGTGATGGTCACCGGGTACTGGATGCAGGGGGCGTTCGGCCTCCTCATCGTCGCGAACTCGGTGATCGGCATCGTGCAGGAGCTCCGCGCCAAGCGGACACTGGACAACCTGGCGGTCGTTGGCGAGGCGCACCCCGTCGTCATCCGCGACGGCGTCCGTGAGTCGGTCGTGCGCGATGAGGTGGTGCTCGACGACCTCATCGCGGTGGGCCCGGGCGACCAGATCGTCGTCGACGGCGAGATCGTCGCCGAGGACTATCTCGAGGTCGACGAGTCGATGCTGACCGGCGAGTCCGACCCCGTGGAGAAGAACGTGGGCGACGCCGTCTTCTCGGGCGGCTACGTCGTCGCCGGCTCCGGGGTGTACCGCGCGGTCAAGGTCGGCGCGGACGCCTACGCGGCGCAGTTGACGGCGCAGGCCTCCCGGTTCACGCTGGTCAACTCCGAGCTGCGCCAGGGCATCAACCAGATACTGCGGATCGTCGGGTGGCTGCTGCTGCCCGTCGGCGCGTTGATCGTGTGGGCGCAGTTCAGCCAGCCCGACGTCGACTGGCGCGAGGCCGTGCTGCGCGCCACGGCCGCGCTGGTGCCGATGGTCCCCGAGGGGCTGGTGCTACTCACATCCATGGCCTTCGCGCTGGGCGTCATCCGGCTGGGCCGCCGCAACTGCCTGGTGCAGGAACTCCCGGCCATCGAGGGCCTGGCGCGGGTCAGCGTCGTCTGCGCCGACAAGACGGGCACCCTGACCAGCAACCAGATGACACTGCACGAGGTCATCGGGCTCGACGGCGACCAGGACCGTCCCGCCGAGGTCCTTTCCCAGCTCGTCGGCGCCGACCCGGCGCCGAACGCCTCCATGCAGGCCATCGCATCCGGGCTGCCCGCCGACGACGACTTCGAGCCATGGCCTGTCGCGGCGCGGGCGTCCTTCACGTCGGCGAAGAAGTGGGCCGGCGTCTCGTTCGTCGGCCACGGAGACTGGGTGCTCGGCGCCCCCGATGTCCTGACGGGCGGAGACGTCGCCGCCCGCGCCGAGGAGTTCGGCGCCTCGGGGCTGCGCGTGCTGCTGCTCGGCAGCGTCGACCGGCGCGTCGACGGGGCCGACGCGCCGGGCCCGGTCACACCCCTCGCGCTGGTCGTCCTCGACCAGCTGCACCGCCCCGATGCCGCCGAGACCCTGGCCTTCTTCCGCGAGCAGAACGTCGAGGTCAAGGTCATCTCCGGCGACAACGCCGCGTCCGTCGGCGCCGTGACACGCTCGCTGGGAGTCGAGGGCGAGGTCGTCGATGCCCGCACGCTGCCGGGCCCCGACACCCAGGAGTTCGGCGACACCGTGGCCGCAGCGCGCGTGTTCGGCCGCGTGACCCCGGAGCAGAAGCGGCAGATGGTGGCGTCGCTGCAGGCGCGCGACCACAACGTCGCCATGACCGGCGACGGCGTCAACGACGTGCTGGCGCTCAAGGACGCCGACCTGGGCGTCGCGATGGGCTCCGGCTCCGCCGCCACCCGCGGCGTCGCGCAGATCGTGCTGCTCGACGACCGGTTCGCGACGCTGCCGTATGTCGTCGCCGAGGGGCGCCGGGTGATCGGCAACATCGAGCGCGTCGCCAAGCTTTTCCTCACCAAGACCATCTACTCGGTCGCGCTCGCGCTCGTGGTCGGGGTGCTGCAGCTGCCCAACCCGTTCGTGCCTCTGCAGGTGACGGTCGTCGGGTGGTTCACGATCGGCATCCCCGCGTTCCTGATGAGCCTCGCCCCCAACCGGGACCGCGCCCGCCCCGGGTTCGTGAAGCGGACCCTGGCCGTCGCGGTCCCCGGCGGCCTCGCCGTCGCAGCCGCGGCGCTCACGACGTACCTGATGACGCGCGGCATCGACGACGCGCACGACACACTGCAGCTCCAGTCCGCCACCGCCACGCTGATCGCGCTCATCATGACCTCGACGTGGGTGCTGTCCGTCGTCGCGAGGCCCTACGTGTGGTGGCGCATCGCGCTGGTCGCCGTCGCCTATGGCTTCTACTTCCTGATGTTCACGCTCCCCTGGTCGCGTCGGATCCTGAGCCTCGACATCTCCGATCCTGCGGTCATCAACGTCGGAATCATCGCCGGGGCATGCGGCATGGCGGTCGTCGAGGCCACCTGGTGGGCAACTCGCCGCGTCTCGACTGTGACCGAGCGGGTTTCCCGGCCTACAATCTGA